A genomic region of Klebsiella sp. RIT-PI-d contains the following coding sequences:
- a CDS encoding biofilm development regulator YmgB/AriR family protein, which produces MSIQEVDQSSPMSLGYGHDDAGQKVISEIMQDLLSRKTAVNNKDIILELVVRLETEKDIVKLDIYRSALEMVVLNTPDDI; this is translated from the coding sequence ATGTCAATACAAGAAGTCGACCAGAGCTCCCCGATGTCGTTAGGTTATGGCCATGATGATGCCGGGCAAAAAGTCATTTCTGAGATTATGCAGGATCTTTTGTCCAGAAAAACAGCTGTTAATAATAAAGATATCATTCTTGAGCTGGTTGTCCGGCTTGAAACGGAAAAAGATATCGTAAAACTGGATATCTACCGCAGTGCACTGGAGATGGTTGTACTAAATACTCCTGACGACATTTAA
- the urtB gene encoding urea ABC transporter permease subunit UrtB, which produces MNVIRLICCLLLLTGWLPIGVQAGDADDFVAASRSAQATLLEKWTVEPQAQRLPLLRALVAENVSADVQHRAFILRQDQPVALDGTATVQGTLKKVRLTNRLRNLAATALATHLLVSDNVTERVTAAQTLRREAQPETLPILRLRQAQETDRNVKQQLSLAIAGLQLQSHDATLRRSAAEALGEAAEPETQARLLPLMDSNIEPDAGVRAAAAASVQQIKQRLIVGEVLGQAFMGLSLGSILLLAALGLAITYGLLGVINMAHGEMLMLGAYSTWMVQQVMAQLAPQWLAFYPLLALPVAFIVTGGMGMLLERTIIRHLYGRPLETLLATWGISLMLIQIVRMLFGAQNVEVANPAWLSGGIQALPNLILPWNRVVVLGFVLLVLFFTWLILNKTRLGMNVRAVTQNRAMAACCGVPTGRVDMLAFGLGSGIAGLGGVALSQLGNVGPELGQGYIIDSFLVVVLGGVGQLAGSVAAAFGLGIFNKILEPQMGAVLGKILILIVIILFIQKRPQGLFALKGRVTD; this is translated from the coding sequence ATGAACGTCATACGTCTTATTTGCTGTTTACTGTTGCTGACCGGATGGCTGCCCATCGGCGTCCAGGCCGGGGATGCCGATGATTTTGTTGCCGCCAGTCGCAGCGCTCAGGCCACGCTTCTGGAAAAATGGACCGTCGAGCCACAGGCGCAGCGACTGCCGTTGCTGCGTGCGCTGGTGGCTGAAAATGTCAGCGCTGACGTACAGCATCGCGCCTTTATACTCAGGCAGGATCAACCGGTGGCGCTGGACGGTACCGCTACCGTACAGGGAACGTTAAAAAAAGTGCGGCTGACTAACCGGCTGCGTAACCTGGCCGCTACCGCGCTGGCCACGCATCTTCTGGTAAGTGACAACGTCACGGAAAGAGTCACCGCTGCCCAAACGCTACGCCGGGAGGCACAGCCTGAAACGCTTCCCATACTTCGGCTGCGGCAGGCACAGGAAACTGACCGCAACGTTAAGCAGCAGCTATCCCTGGCCATCGCCGGGTTACAACTGCAAAGTCACGATGCCACCCTACGTCGTAGTGCAGCAGAAGCACTGGGCGAGGCAGCCGAGCCTGAAACTCAGGCGCGATTACTACCGTTAATGGATAGCAACATTGAGCCTGATGCTGGCGTACGTGCCGCTGCTGCGGCCAGCGTACAACAGATCAAACAGCGGCTGATCGTCGGTGAGGTACTGGGGCAGGCGTTCATGGGCCTTTCTCTGGGATCGATTTTATTGCTGGCGGCGCTGGGGCTGGCGATCACCTACGGATTACTCGGGGTTATCAATATGGCGCACGGCGAAATGCTGATGCTCGGTGCCTACAGCACATGGATGGTGCAACAGGTAATGGCGCAGCTGGCCCCTCAATGGCTGGCATTTTACCCGCTGCTTGCTCTGCCGGTCGCTTTCATTGTAACGGGCGGGATGGGGATGCTGCTGGAGCGCACCATCATCCGCCATCTGTATGGTCGTCCGCTGGAAACGCTGCTGGCCACCTGGGGTATCAGCCTGATGCTGATTCAGATTGTCCGAATGCTTTTTGGTGCGCAAAACGTCGAAGTGGCGAACCCGGCGTGGCTGTCAGGCGGCATTCAGGCGCTACCTAATCTTATTTTGCCGTGGAACCGCGTCGTAGTGCTTGGCTTCGTCCTGCTGGTGCTGTTTTTCACCTGGCTTATCCTCAATAAAACGCGGCTGGGAATGAATGTGCGGGCGGTGACGCAAAATCGCGCGATGGCAGCCTGCTGCGGCGTGCCGACCGGACGTGTTGACATGCTGGCCTTTGGGCTGGGGTCGGGGATTGCCGGCCTGGGTGGCGTTGCGCTGTCCCAGCTGGGAAACGTCGGACCTGAACTGGGCCAGGGATATATTATCGACTCATTTCTGGTTGTCGTGCTGGGCGGTGTCGGTCAGCTGGCCGGGAGCGTTGCTGCCGCGTTTGGTCTTGGGATCTTTAACAAAATTCTCGAACCTCAAATGGGGGCAGTGCTCGGGAAAATCCTGATCCTGATCGTCATTATTTTATTTATTCAGAAACGGCCGCAAGGGCTGTTCGCCCTGAAAGGGAGGGTCACAGACTGA
- a CDS encoding rhodanese-like domain-containing protein encodes MSYVTDYPAALPEEAIHHFARRLAVEADCSDVHDAINNGQQDFVLLHVIGHPTAFNEKHVPGAIHLPHRQINAGTLAQWPEEMLLVVYCAGPHCNGADKAALKIAQAGRAVKIMLGGMTGWSDEGFAFEGTHSR; translated from the coding sequence ATGAGTTACGTTACTGACTATCCTGCCGCGCTTCCAGAAGAAGCCATTCATCATTTCGCCCGTCGTCTGGCCGTTGAAGCGGATTGTTCTGACGTGCATGACGCGATTAACAACGGTCAGCAGGATTTTGTTTTACTGCACGTTATTGGACACCCCACAGCCTTCAATGAAAAGCATGTACCCGGCGCGATCCATCTTCCTCATCGGCAGATCAATGCCGGGACGCTGGCGCAGTGGCCAGAAGAGATGCTGTTAGTGGTTTACTGCGCCGGGCCTCACTGCAATGGCGCAGATAAAGCGGCGTTGAAAATTGCTCAGGCCGGAAGGGCAGTAAAAATTATGCTCGGGGGGATGACAGGATGGAGTGATGAAGGATTCGCATTCGAAGGAACCCATAGCCGCTAA
- a CDS encoding cobalamin-independent methionine synthase II family protein, translating into MSYQHGPYRADIVGSFLRPDSIKQARLQLAGGDITPRQLRDVENEAIRHVVQQQCECGLHVVTDGEFRRAWWHFDFFDGLDGVERYDSDRGIQFNGVQTKAHGVRVTGKLGFGEHPMLEDFRYLKSISGNAEPKMTIPSPSVLHFRGGRKDIDATVYPDLSDYFADLATTWREAIQAFYAAGCRYLQLDDTVWAYLCSDEQRRQVRERGDDPDELAKIYASVLNTALEGKPDDLIVSLHVCRGNFRSTWISEGGYEPVAEILFGTVNVDAFFLEYDNDRSGDFAPLRFIRPGHQQVVLGLITTKNGELENPEGIKARLQEAAHYVDLKQICLSPQCGFASTEEGNALTEQQQWDKVRLVTDIAAQVW; encoded by the coding sequence ATGTCATACCAACACGGTCCGTACCGCGCAGACATCGTCGGCAGTTTTTTACGTCCTGACAGTATCAAACAGGCCCGTCTGCAACTGGCGGGCGGTGATATTACGCCCCGGCAGCTTCGTGACGTGGAAAATGAAGCCATCCGCCATGTCGTACAACAGCAATGCGAGTGTGGCTTGCATGTAGTAACCGACGGTGAATTTCGTCGCGCGTGGTGGCACTTCGATTTCTTCGACGGCTTAGACGGCGTGGAACGCTATGATTCTGATCGGGGTATTCAGTTTAACGGCGTACAAACCAAAGCTCACGGCGTGCGCGTCACCGGGAAACTTGGCTTCGGTGAACACCCTATGCTCGAAGATTTCCGCTATCTGAAAAGTATCAGCGGCAATGCCGAGCCGAAGATGACTATTCCGTCCCCCAGCGTGCTGCATTTTCGCGGTGGACGTAAAGACATTGATGCTACGGTCTATCCCGACCTCAGTGACTATTTTGCCGATTTAGCCACCACCTGGCGTGAGGCTATTCAGGCCTTTTATGCCGCTGGCTGCCGCTATCTTCAGCTCGATGATACCGTCTGGGCTTATCTTTGCTCTGACGAGCAGCGCCGTCAGGTGCGCGAGCGCGGCGACGATCCTGATGAGCTGGCAAAAATTTATGCCTCCGTACTGAATACTGCGCTGGAAGGTAAGCCTGACGATCTGATCGTCAGCCTGCACGTGTGTCGCGGCAATTTCCGCTCAACGTGGATCTCCGAAGGTGGTTACGAGCCGGTGGCAGAGATCCTGTTCGGCACGGTGAATGTAGACGCCTTTTTCCTCGAATATGACAACGATCGTTCCGGTGATTTTGCGCCGCTGCGTTTTATCCGCCCTGGCCACCAGCAGGTGGTGCTGGGGCTAATTACCACTAAAAATGGCGAGCTGGAAAACCCGGAAGGCATCAAAGCGCGGTTGCAGGAAGCGGCTCACTATGTTGATTTAAAGCAGATCTGTCTGAGTCCGCAGTGTGGTTTCGCCTCAACGGAAGAAGGTAATGCCCTCACGGAGCAGCAGCAGTGGGATAAAGTGCGCCTGGTCACCGATATCGCCGCTCAGGTCTGGTAA
- the urtE gene encoding urea ABC transporter ATP-binding subunit UrtE has protein sequence MLQVNDLHQYYGGSHILRGVSFTARPGEITCLLGRNGVGKTTLLKCLMGLIPARSGEVMWQDRPITLRKPHQRVQSGIAYVPQGREIFARLTVEENLLMGLSRFPARDARSVPDDIYALFPVLKQMKHRRGGDLSGGQQQQLAIGRALASRPALLILDEPTEGIQPSVIKEIGLVIRQLANRGDMAILLVEQFYDFAAELADCYLLMSRGAIIQQGRGADMDADGVRSMVAI, from the coding sequence ATGTTACAGGTTAACGATTTGCATCAGTACTATGGCGGGAGTCATATTCTGCGCGGGGTCAGCTTCACGGCCCGTCCCGGGGAAATCACCTGCCTGCTGGGGCGAAACGGGGTCGGTAAAACCACGCTGCTGAAATGCCTGATGGGTCTTATTCCAGCGCGCAGTGGTGAGGTGATGTGGCAGGACAGGCCGATTACCCTGCGTAAACCTCATCAGCGCGTGCAGTCCGGAATAGCCTATGTCCCGCAGGGGCGGGAGATCTTTGCGCGCCTGACTGTCGAAGAAAATTTACTGATGGGGCTGTCCCGTTTCCCGGCTCGCGATGCGCGTAGCGTTCCCGATGATATTTACGCGCTTTTCCCGGTGCTAAAACAGATGAAACACCGGCGTGGCGGCGATCTCTCCGGCGGCCAGCAGCAGCAACTGGCGATTGGCCGGGCGCTGGCCAGCCGTCCTGCGCTGTTGATCCTTGATGAGCCTACTGAAGGTATTCAGCCATCGGTTATCAAAGAGATTGGTCTGGTGATCCGCCAGCTGGCGAACCGTGGCGACATGGCAATCCTGCTGGTCGAACAGTTTTACGATTTTGCGGCCGAACTGGCCGACTGCTACCTGTTAATGTCGCGCGGAGCCATTATTCAGCAGGGACGGGGAGCGGATATGGACGCCGACGGGGTCAGGTCAATGGTCGCTATTTAA
- the urtA gene encoding urea ABC transporter substrate-binding protein, giving the protein MQRRTLLKAFALSASIVSMGMSFHVYAADTIKVGIMHSLSGTMAISETPLKDVALMTIDEINAKGGVLGKKLEPVVVDPASNWPLFAEKARQLLSQDEVAVVFGCWTSVSRKSVLPVFEELNGLLFYPVQYEGEEMSPNVFYTGAAPNQQAIPAVEYLMSEDGGSAKRFFLLGTDYVYPRTTNKILRAFLHSKGVQDNNIEEVYTPFGHSDYQTIVANIKKFSAGGKTAVVSTINGDSNVPFYKELANQGLKATDVPVVAFSVGEEELRGIDTKPLVGNLAAWNYFESVDNPVNQKFVADYRAWAKARKLPNADSVVTNDPMEATYVGLHMWAQAVEKAGTTDVDKVRAAMAGQSFAAPSGFTLTMDKTNHHLHKPVMIGEIENNGQFNVVWQTDAPVRAEPWSPFIAGNDKKSDSPVKTGGQ; this is encoded by the coding sequence ATGCAACGTCGTACCCTGTTAAAAGCTTTTGCGCTCTCGGCCTCCATTGTCAGCATGGGAATGTCTTTTCATGTTTATGCTGCCGACACCATAAAAGTCGGCATTATGCATTCGCTCTCGGGCACTATGGCGATTTCGGAAACGCCGCTGAAAGACGTTGCGCTCATGACCATTGATGAGATCAATGCGAAGGGCGGCGTACTGGGGAAAAAACTTGAGCCGGTGGTTGTCGACCCGGCCTCTAACTGGCCGCTGTTCGCTGAGAAAGCGCGGCAGTTGCTGTCTCAGGATGAGGTCGCCGTGGTTTTTGGCTGCTGGACCTCGGTGTCGCGTAAATCGGTACTGCCGGTATTTGAAGAACTGAATGGCCTATTGTTCTACCCGGTGCAATATGAGGGTGAAGAGATGTCGCCTAACGTCTTTTATACCGGTGCGGCACCAAACCAGCAGGCTATTCCGGCGGTAGAATATCTGATGAGTGAAGACGGTGGCAGCGCGAAACGTTTCTTCCTGCTCGGCACAGATTATGTCTATCCGCGAACCACCAATAAAATTTTGCGCGCGTTTCTACATTCAAAAGGGGTGCAGGATAATAATATCGAAGAGGTTTATACCCCGTTTGGCCATAGCGATTATCAAACCATTGTGGCTAACATCAAAAAATTCTCCGCGGGTGGCAAGACAGCGGTTGTTTCGACCATTAATGGTGATTCCAACGTTCCGTTTTATAAAGAGCTGGCAAACCAGGGGCTGAAGGCGACTGATGTACCGGTTGTTGCCTTCTCAGTAGGGGAAGAAGAACTGCGCGGTATTGATACTAAACCGCTGGTCGGCAATCTCGCCGCCTGGAACTATTTTGAATCCGTTGATAATCCGGTGAATCAGAAATTTGTTGCCGACTACCGGGCATGGGCCAAAGCGCGCAAATTACCGAATGCTGACTCCGTTGTTACTAACGATCCGATGGAAGCCACTTACGTAGGTCTGCATATGTGGGCACAGGCGGTGGAGAAAGCCGGCACCACGGATGTTGATAAAGTCCGTGCAGCCATGGCGGGACAGTCGTTTGCCGCGCCGTCAGGCTTTACGCTCACCATGGATAAAACCAATCATCACCTGCACAAGCCGGTCATGATTGGCGAAATTGAAAATAACGGTCAGTTCAACGTGGTATGGCAAACCGACGCCCCGGTGCGCGCCGAGCCGTGGAGCCCGTTCATTGCTGGAAACGATAAAAAATCCGACAGCCCGGTTAAAACCGGCGGGCAATGA
- the urtC gene encoding urea ABC transporter permease subunit UrtC — protein MSQPLTLTLAQKAPLTFRIVGIILTVALLMLPFLALLPAGHPLAISVWTLTLAGKILCYAVVAVALDLVWGYAGMLSLGHGIFFALGGYAMGMYLMRQAAGDGLPAFMSFLSWSELPWFWWGTQHFAWAMMLVVLVPGLLALIFGYFAFRSKIKGVYFSIMTQALTFAGMLLFFRNETGFGGNNGFTGFTTILGFPVTATATRITLFLATVILLLLALSVGYTLAKSKFGRVLTAVRDAENRLIFCGYDPRGFKLLVWTLSAVLCGLAGALYVPQVGIINPGEMSPTNSIEAAIWVALGGRGTLIGPVLGAGLVNGAKSLFTVTMPEYWQLFLGLIFILVTLFLPRGVIGLLRKGDK, from the coding sequence ATGAGCCAGCCTTTAACGCTTACTCTGGCGCAGAAAGCGCCATTAACGTTCCGCATTGTCGGCATCATTCTGACTGTGGCCCTGCTGATGTTACCATTTCTGGCGCTGTTACCTGCCGGACATCCGCTGGCTATTTCAGTCTGGACCCTGACGCTGGCAGGCAAAATTCTGTGCTATGCGGTGGTCGCCGTTGCGCTGGATCTGGTCTGGGGCTATGCCGGAATGCTGTCACTGGGACACGGTATATTCTTCGCGCTGGGAGGCTATGCCATGGGAATGTACCTCATGCGCCAGGCGGCAGGCGACGGGCTACCGGCGTTTATGTCTTTTCTGTCATGGAGTGAACTGCCGTGGTTCTGGTGGGGAACGCAGCATTTTGCCTGGGCCATGATGCTGGTTGTCCTGGTGCCCGGACTTCTGGCGCTGATCTTTGGTTATTTTGCTTTTCGCTCGAAAATTAAAGGCGTTTACTTTTCAATCATGACTCAGGCCCTGACCTTTGCCGGTATGTTGCTGTTCTTTCGCAATGAAACGGGCTTTGGCGGCAATAATGGGTTCACCGGTTTTACGACCATTCTGGGTTTTCCGGTAACCGCCACCGCCACGCGGATCACACTCTTTCTGGCCACCGTTATTCTGTTGTTGCTGGCGTTATCGGTCGGCTACACGCTGGCGAAGAGTAAGTTTGGTCGGGTATTAACCGCGGTACGCGACGCCGAAAACCGACTGATTTTCTGCGGCTACGATCCACGCGGTTTTAAACTGCTGGTATGGACGCTTTCAGCCGTCCTCTGTGGGCTTGCCGGTGCCCTGTATGTTCCGCAGGTTGGTATCATTAATCCGGGTGAAATGTCACCAACAAACTCCATCGAAGCGGCGATCTGGGTGGCGCTTGGCGGGCGCGGAACCCTGATAGGACCGGTACTGGGCGCAGGATTAGTCAACGGTGCCAAAAGCCTGTTTACCGTCACCATGCCAGAGTACTGGCAACTCTTTCTTGGACTGATCTTTATCCTGGTGACGTTATTTTTACCGCGTGGCGTCATCGGCCTGCTGCGTAAAGGAGATAAGTGA
- the urtD gene encoding urea ABC transporter ATP-binding protein UrtD: MQPDEGLFTRQLPGDRFRAQTDPVLQLKNINVNFDGFQALTNLTLNIGVGELRCVIGPNGAGKTTLMDVITGKTRPQSGSALYDQTLELTRLEPIDIARRGIGRKFQKPTVFEALTVAENLELALKTDKSVLATLRARLSGEQRDRIDEILLLLRLSNARDSRAGLLSHGQKQFLEIGMLLVQEPHLLLLDEPAAGMTDAETAYTAELFRQLAGKHSLMVVEHDMGFVETIADRVTVLHQGQVLAEGSLREVQQNEQVIDVYLGR, encoded by the coding sequence ATGCAACCTGACGAAGGACTTTTCACCAGGCAGCTTCCCGGCGACCGCTTTCGCGCCCAGACAGACCCGGTACTGCAACTGAAAAATATTAACGTCAATTTTGACGGATTCCAGGCCTTAACCAATCTGACGCTGAATATTGGCGTCGGTGAATTACGCTGTGTGATTGGTCCTAACGGCGCGGGAAAAACGACGCTGATGGACGTCATAACCGGCAAAACCCGGCCGCAAAGCGGGTCAGCACTTTACGATCAGACGCTGGAACTAACCCGCCTTGAACCGATAGACATCGCCCGGCGCGGAATTGGCCGCAAATTTCAGAAGCCGACCGTATTTGAAGCGTTAACCGTGGCGGAAAATCTGGAGCTGGCGTTGAAAACCGATAAATCGGTTCTGGCAACGCTGCGTGCAAGACTGAGCGGTGAGCAACGGGATCGCATTGACGAAATTTTACTGCTGCTACGGCTCAGTAACGCACGGGATTCCCGTGCCGGGCTACTGTCTCACGGGCAAAAACAGTTTCTTGAAATCGGCATGTTGCTGGTACAGGAGCCGCATTTGTTATTGCTTGATGAGCCCGCCGCCGGCATGACCGATGCGGAAACCGCCTATACCGCCGAGCTTTTTCGCCAGCTTGCCGGAAAACACTCGCTAATGGTAGTAGAGCACGACATGGGCTTTGTTGAAACCATTGCCGATCGGGTTACTGTCCTGCATCAGGGACAGGTGCTGGCGGAGGGATCGCTACGCGAAGTTCAGCAAAATGAACAGGTCATTGACGTCTATCTTGGACGCTAA
- the ftrA gene encoding transcriptional regulator FtrA, whose protein sequence is MSENSEEMTIIDPAPARHQVVVLAYDGLCTFEFGVAVEIFGLPRPEYGNRWYQFAVAAVDSGEMRATGGIRIMADGGLDLLSTADTIIVPGWRGVDSPVPATLVAALCDAYARGCRLISICSGVFVLAATGLLNGLKATTHWRYTQTLQQRFTDIAVVDDVLYVDHQRIMTSAGSAAGLDLCLHVVRQDYGLEIANSVARRLVIQPHRDGSQRQKVTHPVAKARESQSLGQLFDYLHQDLAGSHTLDSLAQRAGMSPRTLLRRFSQATGTTPARWIRQQRLRRAQQYLIQSSHSIEAIAEFTGFCNASVLRQHFRQHFAVSPTRYRRENRDVLIAEPGQSADGRRFGTQI, encoded by the coding sequence ATGTCAGAAAACAGTGAAGAAATGACAATAATTGATCCCGCTCCCGCACGACATCAGGTAGTTGTTCTCGCCTATGATGGCCTCTGTACTTTTGAATTCGGCGTCGCGGTGGAGATTTTTGGCCTGCCGCGCCCGGAATATGGCAATCGCTGGTATCAGTTTGCGGTCGCGGCGGTGGACAGTGGGGAAATGCGCGCAACGGGTGGGATTCGGATTATGGCTGATGGTGGTCTGGATCTATTGTCCACGGCAGACACCATTATTGTTCCCGGCTGGCGCGGAGTTGATTCTCCAGTACCGGCAACGCTTGTTGCAGCATTATGTGATGCATATGCCCGGGGCTGCCGGTTGATCTCTATCTGTTCTGGCGTGTTTGTGCTGGCTGCCACCGGGCTTCTCAATGGCCTGAAGGCGACCACCCACTGGCGATATACGCAAACCCTTCAGCAGCGCTTTACCGATATTGCGGTGGTGGATGACGTTCTTTACGTTGACCATCAGCGCATCATGACGTCAGCCGGGAGCGCAGCAGGTCTCGATCTCTGTTTACATGTGGTGCGGCAAGATTATGGCCTTGAAATAGCCAATAGCGTTGCGCGACGACTGGTGATCCAGCCGCACCGCGACGGTTCCCAGCGCCAGAAGGTGACTCACCCGGTGGCAAAGGCCCGGGAAAGCCAGTCTCTCGGACAATTGTTTGATTATCTCCATCAGGATCTTGCCGGATCGCATACCCTCGACTCGCTGGCGCAACGCGCCGGAATGAGTCCCCGCACTCTGCTTCGCCGCTTTTCTCAGGCTACTGGTACGACTCCCGCACGCTGGATCCGACAACAGCGTTTGCGCCGCGCTCAGCAGTATCTTATCCAGAGTTCGCACAGTATTGAGGCGATTGCAGAGTTCACCGGGTTTTGTAACGCCAGCGTCTTGCGTCAACACTTTCGTCAGCATTTTGCCGTATCGCCGACCCGGTATCGTCGGGAGAATCGTGATGTGCTAATAGCGGAGCCTGGACAATCGGCGGATGGCCGTAGATTTGGCACTCAGATATGA